One Misgurnus anguillicaudatus chromosome 20, ASM2758022v2, whole genome shotgun sequence DNA segment encodes these proteins:
- the cart4 gene encoding cocaine- and amphetamine-regulated transcript 4, with the protein MDSIRSVVYLSICLSLLFVCRGQMSMNNQLSEQEEQFIKRDLAEALDQLLDGDQEQRLSVEKKASIIPRCDVGERCAMKHGPRIGRLCDCLRGTACNTFFLRCY; encoded by the exons ATGGACAGCATCAGATCAGTCGTATACCTGAGCATCTGTCTCTCTTTACTGTTCGTCTGTCGGGGTCAGATGTCAATGAATAATCAACTCTCCGAACAAGAGGAACAATTCATCAAAAGAGATCTG GCTGAGGCTCTCGACCAACTTTTGGATGGAGATCAAGAGCAGCGGTTATCTGTGGAGAAAAAAGCCAGCATCATACCAAGG TGTGATGTGGGTGAGCGTTGCGCTATGAAGCATGGACCACGCATCGGGCGGTTATGTGACTGTCTGCGGGGAACTGCCTGCAATACTTTCTTCCTGCGCTGTTACTGA